A part of Desulfobacter sp. genomic DNA contains:
- a CDS encoding GIY-YIG nuclease family protein, with protein sequence MFETADIKSDEHLIDLVNSVRTKIKNNIIEVTYPEVLKQRSGKKIWEDLYKEIDSLNEKLLKSIESRGGIYIIFSAKPNEEWELKYIGQVKSTGTRQRIRSHLIWRNKDTKSGKSTGSKFDEVMSKVTKGHDIAFSFVEINPESLRHYVEEILINKCQPSWNYNGTNLTGQNSRKNRRYL encoded by the coding sequence ATGTTTGAAACTGCAGATATAAAATCTGATGAACACTTAATAGATTTGGTTAATAGCGTACGTACAAAAATAAAGAACAATATTATCGAGGTTACATATCCTGAGGTTCTAAAACAAAGAAGTGGGAAAAAAATATGGGAAGATTTATATAAAGAGATTGATTCTCTAAACGAAAAGCTTCTTAAAAGTATAGAGAGTCGTGGTGGGATATATATTATATTTTCGGCAAAACCAAACGAAGAATGGGAACTGAAATATATAGGTCAGGTCAAATCGACTGGTACACGACAAAGAATACGTTCACATCTTATTTGGCGCAATAAAGATACTAAATCAGGTAAAAGTACAGGGTCAAAATTTGATGAAGTAATGTCAAAAGTTACTAAAGGTCATGATATAGCGTTTTCCTTTGTTGAGATTAATCCTGAATCTCTACGGCATTATGTAGAAGAAATATTAATTAATAAGTGCCAGCCATCATGGAACTACAACGGAACCAATCTTACTGGGCAAAATAGCAGAAAAAACCGCAGATATTTGTAA
- a CDS encoding ATP-binding protein produces MINDRDQIDTNLKSLHMPTMRRSYEEMADQARAEAWGYEKYLLQLLSLECEVRWQNRISRNLRASKLPSSKTFENFDKKRLPLKVANHLSVLVNGAFLERCENILAFGNPGSGKTHLLCAIGHELIAKGKQVLFISCSQLVQDLLIAKRDLELTKKLKSLSRFDAVIIDDIGYVQQSRGEMEVLFTFLAERYEQGSLMITSNLPFSKWEQIFKDPMTTAAAIDRLVHHSIILELNVESYRMEQAKMEAE; encoded by the coding sequence ATGATCAATGATCGGGATCAGATAGACACCAATCTTAAAAGCCTCCATATGCCGACCATGCGCCGCAGTTATGAAGAAATGGCGGATCAGGCCAGGGCGGAGGCATGGGGATATGAAAAGTACCTCTTACAATTGTTGAGTCTCGAATGCGAAGTCCGCTGGCAGAACCGGATATCACGTAACCTGAGGGCATCCAAGTTGCCATCTTCCAAGACATTTGAGAATTTTGATAAAAAGCGCCTCCCCTTAAAGGTTGCCAATCATTTAAGTGTCCTGGTCAACGGCGCTTTTTTAGAGCGCTGTGAAAACATCCTGGCCTTTGGTAATCCGGGTAGCGGGAAAACCCATCTGCTCTGTGCCATTGGCCATGAATTAATTGCAAAGGGTAAGCAGGTTCTTTTTATCTCATGCAGTCAGCTCGTCCAGGATCTGCTGATTGCCAAAAGGGATCTTGAGCTAACCAAAAAACTCAAATCCCTCTCCAGGTTTGATGCTGTGATTATAGATGACATTGGGTATGTCCAACAAAGCCGGGGAGAAATGGAAGTGCTGTTTACCTTTTTGGCGGAACGGTATGAACAGGGCAGCCTGATGATCACGAGCAATCTTCCGTTCTCTAAGTGGGAACAGATTTTTAAGGACCCTATGACAACGGCAGCAGCCATCGACAGACTCGTTCATCACAGTATCATCCTTGAATTGAATGTGGAAAGCTATCGCATGGAACAGGCTAAAATGGAGGCCGAATAA